The following are encoded together in the Rhizobium sp. SSA_523 genome:
- a CDS encoding ABC transporter ATP-binding protein — MRERTDLLRVEDLTVSFPMMGGDIRAVRGISMRVRPGKVTALVGESGSGKSVLGRTIVGIETPSARIGGRILFNDPETGEEVDLLALPKDGRTMRAIRGNRIGMIFQEPMTSFSPMHTVGNQIEESLKIHRVLTSGERRKRCEDMLGLVGFQNPGRAFDMYPFELSGGMRQRAMIAMALVCDPSLLIADEPTTALDVTIQAQILKLLRDLQSKLGMAMLLITHDLGVVATMADEVSVVYRGEVMESGPVEAIFRSPTHPYTKGLMNAVPDFEMARDERLKPLREIKVETAGLLEPCAAGSGLSPVLLEVRHVSKSFQSKRGGGFGLSPPPPTLAVNDVSFEILRGETLGLVGESGCGKTTLSKILMRGVTADAGEILYHGENGPVDIRQAEGDDLDLLRKRIQMVFQDPVSSLSPRMTVRNIVSEPLEIHKRGNAAARLDAVSRLIRAIGLPDSALSRYPHSFSGGQRQRIGIARALALSPDLLICDEPVSALDVSIQAQILNLMKDLKRDLGLTYLFISHNLAVVNYMADRVAVMYAGRIVEIAPCDVIMRHPVHPYTKKLLAAVPVPNLDHPLDFSAVGMPSSIARKEWARQFQSERADELVHADLGGGHLVLARRDVDARELRP, encoded by the coding sequence ATGAGAGAACGCACGGACCTGCTCCGCGTCGAAGACCTGACCGTTTCCTTCCCCATGATGGGAGGCGATATCCGCGCCGTCCGCGGCATCAGCATGCGCGTTCGTCCGGGCAAGGTCACCGCGCTTGTCGGCGAATCCGGCTCCGGCAAGTCCGTCCTGGGCCGCACCATCGTCGGCATCGAAACGCCTTCCGCCCGGATTGGTGGCCGAATCCTGTTCAACGATCCCGAGACGGGAGAGGAAGTCGATCTCCTGGCGCTGCCAAAAGACGGCCGCACGATGCGCGCCATTCGCGGCAACCGGATCGGCATGATCTTTCAGGAGCCCATGACGTCCTTCTCGCCGATGCATACGGTGGGCAATCAGATCGAGGAAAGCCTCAAGATCCACCGGGTTCTGACATCGGGCGAGCGTCGCAAACGGTGCGAGGACATGCTCGGCCTTGTCGGCTTCCAGAATCCCGGCCGAGCCTTCGACATGTATCCCTTCGAACTGTCGGGCGGGATGCGGCAAAGGGCGATGATCGCCATGGCGCTGGTCTGCGATCCTTCATTGCTGATTGCTGACGAGCCGACCACGGCGCTCGATGTGACGATCCAGGCGCAGATCCTGAAGCTGCTGCGGGACCTGCAGTCCAAGCTGGGCATGGCCATGCTGCTGATCACCCACGATCTTGGCGTGGTCGCCACCATGGCCGATGAAGTCTCCGTCGTCTATCGGGGCGAGGTCATGGAATCGGGGCCGGTGGAGGCAATCTTCCGCAGCCCGACCCATCCCTATACCAAGGGTCTGATGAATGCCGTGCCCGATTTCGAGATGGCGCGCGACGAGCGACTGAAGCCGCTGCGCGAGATCAAGGTGGAGACCGCAGGCCTGCTTGAGCCGTGCGCGGCCGGCAGCGGCCTGTCACCGGTTCTGCTCGAGGTTCGCCACGTATCGAAATCGTTTCAGTCGAAACGCGGCGGGGGATTCGGCCTGTCGCCGCCGCCCCCGACCCTGGCCGTCAACGATGTCAGCTTCGAGATTCTGCGCGGCGAAACGCTTGGCCTGGTCGGCGAGAGCGGCTGCGGAAAGACGACGCTGAGCAAGATCCTCATGCGCGGCGTGACTGCCGATGCAGGCGAAATCCTCTATCACGGCGAAAACGGCCCGGTCGATATCCGGCAGGCGGAGGGGGATGATCTCGATCTGTTGCGCAAGCGCATCCAGATGGTGTTCCAGGATCCGGTTTCCTCGCTTTCGCCGCGCATGACGGTGCGAAACATCGTCAGCGAGCCCTTGGAAATCCACAAGCGCGGCAATGCCGCTGCCCGCCTGGATGCCGTCAGCCGGCTGATCCGCGCCATCGGTCTGCCGGACAGCGCCCTCAGCCGCTACCCGCACAGCTTTTCCGGGGGCCAGCGGCAGCGGATCGGGATCGCTCGCGCGCTGGCACTGAGCCCGGACCTTCTGATCTGCGACGAACCGGTCTCAGCGCTCGACGTGTCGATCCAGGCGCAGATTCTCAATCTGATGAAGGACCTGAAGCGCGACCTCGGCCTGACCTACCTGTTCATCTCGCATAATCTGGCCGTGGTGAACTACATGGCCGATCGTGTCGCCGTCATGTATGCCGGTCGTATCGTGGAGATCGCCCCCTGTGACGTGATCATGCGGCATCCGGTTCATCCCTATACGAAGAAGCTGCTGGCGGCGGTTCCGGTGCCCAATCTCGATCACCCGCTCGATTTTTCGGCCGTCGGCATGCCGAGCAGCATCGCACGCAAGGAATGGGCGCGTCAGTTTCAGTCCGAGCGGGCGGATGAACTCGTTCATGCCGATCTTGGCGGGGGACATCTGGTCCTGGCGCGCCGTGATGTCGATGCGAGGGAGCTGAGGCCATGA
- a CDS encoding nucleotide sugar dehydrogenase, with the protein MMPTDLLAAIEQKTIKAGVIGLGYVGLPLAMSMSRAGFTVLGFDIDPDKKIQIETHKSYIDAVSDAVLAREQAEGRFSATDDFGRLGECDVIAICVPTPLTRHRDPDLSYVENTCRAIAARLRPGQLIVLESTTYPGTTEEVMKPILEATGLTAGQDFFLGYSPEREDPGNRDFDTSSIPKVVAGDGAAASALMQAFYGAVVKTIVPVSGTRTAEAVKLTENVFRAVNIALVNELKLVYDAMGIDVWDVINAAKTKPFGYMPFYPGPGLGGHCIPIDPFYLTWKSREFEQPTRFIELAGEINTAMPRYVVDRLAEALDRRLGRALSRSKVLILGLAYKKNVPDIRESPSLRLMELILERGSEVLYHDPFIAEIPRTREYGHLKGRRSVELTPRCLDEVDAVIIATDHDQVDYAAVAQHARLIIDTRNVFSRQGLPADKVVKA; encoded by the coding sequence ATGATGCCGACGGATCTCCTTGCCGCCATCGAGCAGAAGACGATCAAGGCCGGCGTGATCGGGCTTGGCTATGTGGGCCTGCCGCTGGCCATGAGCATGTCGCGCGCCGGCTTTACGGTTCTCGGTTTCGACATCGATCCGGACAAGAAGATCCAGATCGAGACACACAAGAGTTACATCGATGCCGTTTCCGATGCCGTTCTGGCAAGGGAACAGGCGGAAGGACGCTTCTCCGCCACCGACGATTTCGGCCGTCTGGGCGAATGCGACGTGATCGCCATCTGCGTGCCGACGCCCCTGACGCGCCACCGCGACCCGGATCTGAGCTATGTTGAGAATACCTGCCGCGCCATCGCCGCGAGGCTGCGCCCAGGCCAGCTGATCGTGCTGGAATCAACGACCTATCCGGGCACGACTGAGGAGGTGATGAAGCCGATCCTCGAAGCGACGGGCCTGACGGCCGGGCAGGATTTCTTCCTCGGCTATTCGCCCGAGCGGGAAGATCCCGGCAATCGCGACTTCGACACCTCGTCCATTCCCAAAGTCGTGGCCGGCGACGGCGCCGCGGCAAGCGCTTTGATGCAGGCCTTCTATGGCGCCGTCGTCAAGACGATCGTGCCGGTGTCCGGCACGCGCACCGCCGAGGCTGTCAAACTGACTGAAAACGTCTTTCGGGCGGTCAATATCGCCCTCGTCAACGAGTTGAAGCTCGTCTACGACGCCATGGGAATCGACGTCTGGGACGTCATCAACGCCGCCAAGACCAAACCCTTCGGCTATATGCCCTTTTATCCGGGACCGGGGCTAGGCGGGCACTGCATCCCCATCGATCCCTTCTACCTCACCTGGAAATCACGGGAGTTCGAGCAGCCAACCCGGTTCATCGAACTGGCCGGCGAAATCAATACTGCAATGCCGCGTTACGTGGTCGACAGGCTGGCGGAGGCCCTCGATCGGCGCCTCGGACGCGCCCTCAGCCGCTCCAAGGTCCTGATTCTCGGCCTCGCCTACAAGAAGAACGTGCCCGATATCCGCGAAAGCCCATCCTTGCGGCTGATGGAATTGATCCTCGAGCGCGGCTCCGAGGTTCTCTATCACGACCCGTTCATCGCCGAGATTCCGCGCACGCGCGAATATGGCCACCTGAAAGGCCGGCGTTCGGTCGAGCTGACCCCGCGATGCCTTGACGAGGTCGACGCGGTGATCATTGCCACCGATCATGATCAGGTCGATTACGCGGCTGTCGCACAGCACGCCAGGCTGATCATCGACACGCGCAATGTCTTTTCCCGCCAAGGCCTTCCGGCCGACAAGGTCGTCAAGGCCTGA
- a CDS encoding polysaccharide deacetylase family protein translates to MMTQSALRDHLDRLGDTGKTATFWLRDDDAVDPTQALDRLLLATGEHAIPLTLAVIPEKTGRPLAERLERERHALVAVHGWSHRNHAEPPAKKQELGLHRPAEAVLSQLSQGREKLQELHGPACLAMLVPPWNRIAPEIVARLPSAGFAALSVFGREGPAPLPLLNTHVDIMDWRGTRGGRDSDQIFSDILDLLESEQPVPAIGILTHHLVHDEQAWQVIDALFELTASHPACRWLSPQQILSV, encoded by the coding sequence ATGATGACGCAATCGGCACTGAGGGACCATCTGGACCGTTTGGGCGACACGGGCAAGACAGCCACTTTCTGGCTCCGGGACGACGATGCCGTCGATCCCACGCAGGCGCTCGACCGTCTGCTCCTGGCCACCGGCGAGCACGCCATTCCCCTCACGCTTGCGGTCATCCCCGAAAAGACGGGGAGGCCGCTCGCCGAGCGGCTGGAGCGGGAAAGGCACGCCCTGGTCGCCGTGCATGGCTGGTCGCATCGAAACCACGCGGAGCCGCCGGCGAAGAAGCAGGAGCTCGGGCTCCATCGTCCTGCCGAGGCTGTGCTCTCGCAGTTAAGCCAGGGCAGAGAAAAGCTGCAGGAACTCCATGGGCCGGCTTGCCTTGCAATGCTGGTTCCGCCGTGGAACCGGATTGCGCCTGAAATCGTGGCGCGGCTTCCATCTGCCGGTTTTGCCGCGCTCTCCGTATTCGGCCGGGAAGGACCAGCACCTCTGCCGCTTCTCAATACGCATGTCGATATCATGGATTGGCGCGGCACGCGCGGCGGCCGCGACAGCGATCAGATCTTCAGCGATATCCTGGACCTGCTGGAGAGCGAGCAGCCGGTCCCGGCGATCGGCATTCTCACCCATCATCTGGTGCATGACGAGCAGGCCTGGCAGGTCATCGACGCCCTGTTCGAGCTCACCGCGAGCCACCCCGCCTGCCGCTGGCTTTCGCCGCAGCAGATCTTGTCAGTCTGA
- a CDS encoding glycosyltransferase family 32 protein has product MTPLESLRQIRAAIAAGDHGAARTRLDQLAADAQEDAALGPRTMLGLPRKVHSTYLKLAKAERRTVERMGLQQSLVPPPELLAPFIRFTSAERRAMNAINREPVPRILHQIWIGSLPLPQGSEAWRDHAQAHGLTYRLWREEDLSQLGVMEDPVFAHMLAAGDYPGAVDLARYAVLAAEGGIYLDCDWYPARDDVSFADLLPMTGLAALAEDTPRATGMGSLLLSNAFIMIPAGHPVFQRMLAILPEVIRLLPDGPAWWSTGPLIMTLLMRGTSVLVADAGLVSRTLPRRAAFAAVEEARAQTLADDGGLLIGWKSW; this is encoded by the coding sequence ATGACGCCGCTTGAAAGCCTCCGACAGATCCGCGCCGCGATTGCCGCTGGAGATCACGGCGCGGCGCGCACGCGGCTCGACCAACTTGCGGCCGATGCGCAGGAGGACGCCGCGCTCGGCCCCCGGACGATGCTTGGCCTGCCTCGCAAGGTCCACTCGACCTATCTGAAACTTGCAAAGGCGGAACGCCGGACCGTGGAGCGCATGGGCCTTCAGCAAAGCCTTGTGCCGCCGCCGGAGCTTCTGGCGCCCTTCATCCGGTTCACCTCGGCAGAACGTCGGGCCATGAACGCCATCAACCGCGAGCCGGTGCCCCGGATCCTCCACCAGATCTGGATCGGCTCTCTGCCCCTGCCGCAGGGCAGCGAAGCCTGGCGCGACCATGCCCAGGCTCATGGCCTGACCTATCGGCTGTGGCGCGAGGAGGATCTGTCGCAACTGGGCGTGATGGAAGACCCCGTCTTCGCGCATATGCTCGCCGCCGGGGACTATCCCGGCGCCGTCGATTTGGCCCGATATGCGGTGCTGGCCGCAGAGGGCGGCATTTACCTGGACTGCGACTGGTATCCGGCGCGGGACGATGTGAGCTTTGCCGATCTCCTGCCGATGACGGGCCTTGCGGCCTTGGCCGAGGACACGCCGCGCGCGACCGGTATGGGGAGCCTGTTGCTGAGCAATGCCTTCATCATGATTCCCGCCGGCCATCCGGTCTTCCAGCGGATGCTCGCAATCCTTCCCGAGGTGATCCGTCTTTTGCCCGACGGGCCGGCCTGGTGGTCAACCGGACCGCTGATCATGACGCTTCTGATGCGCGGAACCAGCGTTCTGGTTGCCGATGCCGGTCTTGTCTCGCGCACCCTGCCACGCCGCGCCGCCTTCGCGGCCGTGGAAGAGGCGCGTGCGCAGACCCTCGCTGATGATGGTGGATTGCTGATCGGCTGGAAATCCTGGTGA
- a CDS encoding ABC transporter substrate-binding protein, producing MISRRQALALLAGTLVPGKLLAAYRDSGFVSETGNGTPLPPVAERLPRNPRLVNLSASGRSTGRYGGSLRILIGGQRDIRYMPVISYARLVGYNERLELEADLVAGFEIEEERIFTFRLREGHRWSDGSPFTAEDFRFVWEDMFLDAELYRGGMPASLKVNGHEPRFEVLDPLTIRYSWDEPNPDFLTDIASASPLRLMMPSAYLRQFHSKYQTKERLKELVEKEHVKDWVALFQRMSRTVRPENPDLPTLDAWCNRTAPPSGRFVFERNPYYHRVDEAGQQLPYVDRVLLDVSSSDLIAAKTGTGESDLQFTNLDFSDYTFLKSAEQRYPLKVDLWKRIQGSRVCLFPNLNCKDDVWRALWRDVRVRRALSLAINRREINKAVFFGLASESANTVLPASPLFNEAYRTAWASFDPEAANRLLDEAGLSERNIHGTRLLADGRPAHITVESAGENSVEGDVLELVRDYWAEIGIRIFVRVSQRELLRRRLKGGDTIMTVGQGIDNGIATADMSPKELAPTTDGQQQWPLWGLHSLSGGSDGRAPDLPEAQHLLDLLTQWQNAQDVAEREQIWQRMLHTFTDQVFTIGTVNATLQPIVHARSLRNVPAEGLYGYDPLSYLGVYMPDTFWYDRDA from the coding sequence ATGATTTCGCGGCGACAGGCTTTGGCGCTTCTGGCCGGCACGCTGGTGCCGGGAAAACTTCTTGCAGCCTATCGCGATTCCGGCTTTGTCAGCGAGACCGGCAATGGCACGCCTCTGCCGCCGGTCGCGGAACGACTGCCCCGCAATCCCCGGCTCGTCAACCTCTCAGCCAGCGGCCGATCGACCGGCCGCTATGGCGGATCACTGCGCATTCTGATCGGTGGCCAGCGGGATATCCGCTATATGCCCGTCATCTCCTATGCGCGGCTGGTCGGCTATAACGAAAGGCTGGAACTGGAAGCGGATCTCGTCGCCGGTTTCGAGATCGAAGAGGAGCGCATCTTCACCTTCCGCCTGCGCGAGGGGCATCGGTGGTCCGACGGCTCTCCGTTTACCGCCGAGGATTTCCGTTTCGTCTGGGAGGACATGTTCCTCGATGCCGAACTCTATCGCGGGGGCATGCCGGCCAGTCTGAAGGTCAATGGCCACGAGCCGCGTTTCGAGGTTCTGGATCCGCTGACGATCCGCTACAGCTGGGATGAGCCTAACCCGGATTTCCTGACCGATATCGCCTCGGCCTCGCCGCTGAGGCTGATGATGCCATCCGCCTATCTCCGGCAGTTTCACAGCAAATATCAGACGAAGGAACGGCTGAAGGAGCTTGTCGAAAAGGAGCATGTGAAGGATTGGGTGGCCCTCTTCCAGCGCATGTCGCGCACGGTGCGGCCGGAAAATCCGGACCTGCCGACGCTGGATGCCTGGTGCAATCGGACCGCTCCTCCCTCGGGGCGCTTCGTCTTCGAGCGCAATCCCTATTACCACCGGGTGGATGAAGCCGGCCAGCAATTGCCCTATGTCGACCGCGTCCTGCTCGATGTCAGTTCGTCGGACCTGATCGCCGCCAAGACCGGAACCGGCGAAAGCGACCTGCAATTCACCAATCTCGACTTTTCCGATTATACCTTCCTCAAGAGCGCCGAGCAGCGCTACCCGCTGAAGGTGGATCTGTGGAAGCGCATCCAGGGTTCGCGGGTCTGCCTGTTCCCGAACCTCAACTGCAAGGATGATGTCTGGCGCGCCCTCTGGCGGGATGTGCGGGTGCGCCGCGCCCTGTCGCTCGCCATCAATCGCCGGGAAATCAACAAGGCCGTCTTCTTCGGGCTGGCCAGCGAGAGCGCCAATACTGTCTTGCCGGCTAGTCCGCTGTTCAACGAGGCCTATCGTACCGCCTGGGCGTCTTTTGATCCGGAGGCGGCGAACCGGCTTCTCGACGAAGCGGGATTGTCGGAACGCAACATTCACGGCACCCGCCTTCTGGCCGATGGCCGTCCGGCGCATATTACGGTGGAGTCGGCAGGCGAGAACAGCGTCGAGGGCGACGTTCTCGAACTGGTGCGTGATTACTGGGCCGAGATCGGCATCCGGATCTTCGTTCGTGTATCCCAGCGCGAACTCTTGCGCCGGAGGCTCAAGGGTGGCGACACGATCATGACGGTCGGGCAGGGGATCGACAATGGCATCGCGACGGCGGATATGTCGCCGAAGGAGCTGGCGCCGACCACTGACGGCCAGCAGCAATGGCCGCTATGGGGTCTTCACAGCCTCTCGGGCGGCAGTGATGGACGCGCACCGGACCTGCCGGAGGCTCAGCATCTGCTGGATCTTCTGACGCAATGGCAGAATGCGCAGGATGTTGCGGAGCGCGAGCAGATTTGGCAGCGCATGCTGCACACATTCACCGACCAGGTCTTCACCATCGGGACCGTCAATGCCACCCTGCAGCCGATCGTCCACGCGCGAAGCCTTCGCAACGTGCCGGCGGAGGGGCTTTACGGTTATGATCCACTCTCCTATCTCGGCGTCTACATGCCGGATACATTCTGGTACGACCGCGATGCGTGA
- a CDS encoding Crp/Fnr family transcriptional regulator, with amino-acid sequence MLLKDEVQVLRQVSYFNRIDPCKLKLLAFSSARICYNAGETLFHCGDTADCAFVVLSGTIDVVVDTGFGENVVASASRNSIIGEMCLMGEAPRAARAVARTDVEALRIGRDCFLKIIADNPKMRVDVSRALAESLRDRAMAPGLAAKANVEPVA; translated from the coding sequence ATGTTACTCAAGGACGAAGTGCAGGTGCTGCGCCAGGTCTCCTATTTCAATAGGATAGATCCTTGCAAGCTGAAGCTCCTCGCCTTTTCGTCGGCAAGGATCTGCTATAATGCCGGCGAGACGCTGTTTCACTGCGGCGATACCGCCGACTGCGCCTTTGTCGTGCTGAGCGGCACGATCGATGTGGTGGTAGACACAGGCTTTGGCGAAAATGTGGTGGCTTCGGCCTCGCGCAATTCCATCATCGGTGAAATGTGCCTGATGGGAGAGGCGCCAAGGGCAGCGCGGGCGGTTGCAAGGACCGATGTGGAAGCTCTAAGAATCGGCCGGGACTGCTTTCTCAAGATCATTGCCGACAATCCGAAGATGCGTGTCGATGTCAGCCGGGCTCTGGCGGAATCGCTGCGGGACCGGGCGATGGCGCCCGGCCTGGCCGCCAAAGCCAATGTCGAACCGGTCGCCTGA
- a CDS encoding glycosyltransferase family 4 protein, with translation MKIAFYAPLKSPEHSVPSGDRLMARQLLAALGLAGHQVEVVSHLRAFSPSPDVPAEQEVAAKEERARISAMWRQTGAPDLWFSYHPYYKAPDRLGPILSRQAGIPYVTAESSYSRRRDIGGWALSQKAIVEGIRQAAVNICLTDRDRAGLYEAVPEARLERLQPFIDVAPFRLLTPRPRAGRLAVVAMMRPGDKLSSYRCLAAVLAGLLDEAWTLDVVGDGPARSEVADAFSAIPPERLVWHGELPAEAVRAVLSSASLYLWPGHGEAYGLSYLEAQAAGLPTIAENVAGVSEVVSDGRSGILVPGGDLASYRRAIRQLLQEDERRGRMSLAARRFVLEERSLEAASQRLDAILRDVSGAA, from the coding sequence ATGAAGATCGCTTTCTACGCTCCGCTGAAATCGCCCGAACATTCCGTCCCGTCCGGCGATCGGCTGATGGCGCGGCAATTGCTCGCCGCGCTCGGCCTTGCTGGACATCAAGTCGAGGTCGTTTCGCATCTGCGCGCCTTTTCGCCAAGCCCGGATGTGCCGGCGGAACAAGAGGTCGCGGCGAAGGAGGAGCGCGCGCGCATCTCCGCGATGTGGCGCCAGACCGGCGCTCCCGATCTCTGGTTCTCCTATCATCCCTATTACAAGGCTCCCGACCGACTGGGCCCCATCCTTTCCCGGCAGGCCGGAATTCCCTATGTCACGGCCGAATCTTCCTATTCGCGCCGGCGCGACATCGGCGGATGGGCGCTGTCGCAAAAGGCGATCGTCGAGGGCATCCGGCAGGCCGCGGTGAATATCTGCCTGACGGACCGCGACCGGGCGGGCCTCTACGAGGCCGTGCCCGAGGCGCGTCTGGAAAGGTTGCAACCCTTCATTGATGTTGCGCCCTTCCGGCTCCTGACGCCGAGGCCGCGCGCCGGCCGATTGGCGGTCGTCGCCATGATGCGGCCGGGCGACAAGCTCAGCAGCTATCGCTGCCTGGCGGCGGTGCTTGCCGGGCTGCTTGACGAGGCATGGACGCTTGATGTCGTCGGGGACGGGCCGGCGCGAAGCGAGGTGGCCGATGCTTTTTCCGCCATTCCTCCCGAGCGGCTCGTCTGGCATGGCGAATTGCCGGCGGAGGCCGTCCGTGCGGTTCTGTCTTCCGCGTCGCTCTATCTCTGGCCCGGTCATGGCGAGGCCTATGGCCTCTCCTATCTGGAGGCTCAGGCGGCAGGTCTGCCGACGATCGCCGAAAACGTGGCCGGCGTGTCCGAAGTCGTATCGGATGGGCGCAGCGGCATCCTCGTGCCGGGCGGGGATCTGGCCTCCTATCGGAGGGCGATCCGGCAGCTCCTGCAGGAGGATGAGCGTCGCGGCAGGATGTCGCTTGCGGCACGCCGCTTCGTTCTGGAGGAGCGGTCGCTGGAGGCGGCCAGCCAGAGGCTGGATGCCATTCTTCGAGATGTCAGCGGCGCCGCATAA
- a CDS encoding class I SAM-dependent methyltransferase translates to MSRLDSFINRMSAQRDMLNHVRDTYSLPEGGAIFEIGLGNGRTFSHLRENFPDRRIIAFDRKLASHADGTPDRENFVEGEIRETGQAFIGAEAALVHADIGTGYDDKDAVTLTWLPQMVAGMLASGGYAVSGLPLSHPELEELPPLPNVRQGRYFHYRRR, encoded by the coding sequence GTGAGCAGACTGGATAGTTTCATCAACCGGATGAGCGCTCAGCGCGACATGCTGAACCATGTGCGCGACACTTACTCGCTGCCGGAAGGCGGCGCCATTTTCGAGATCGGCCTGGGCAATGGGCGCACATTCAGCCACTTGCGGGAGAATTTCCCCGATCGGCGCATCATTGCCTTCGATCGCAAACTTGCCTCCCATGCCGATGGCACGCCTGACCGGGAGAATTTCGTAGAGGGCGAGATCCGCGAGACGGGCCAGGCCTTTATCGGCGCCGAGGCTGCTCTGGTGCATGCTGATATCGGAACGGGTTACGACGACAAGGATGCCGTCACGCTCACATGGCTGCCGCAAATGGTGGCCGGCATGCTGGCCAGCGGCGGTTACGCGGTGAGCGGCCTGCCGCTGTCACATCCGGAACTGGAGGAATTGCCGCCGCTGCCGAATGTGCGGCAGGGACGCTATTTTCACTATCGTCGCCGCTGA